GAAGAAATCTCCTCCACGGAACCTTTTTGGAATTATAAAACGTGCGTAGAGAATTGAGGACGGAACGACCCACCCAATCACGAAATTGTGTTCATTTTCATTACACACCATTAATCCGAAGCCAATAGTTTCGTTGACTAAATAGCCAAAGGTATTCTTAAACTATATATGAGATTGTATGTGGACATGAAACTTTCTCTCAACTTCTTTGTGGAATTCCTCCTGCTGCTATTTCCAGCTTCCACCACCGGACACCAGCAGCTCTGCCGCTCGACATGGCCACGCCGATAGCGTACCAGGCGAATCTCCCGGCGGTGCCGGACTGGCTCAACAAGGGCGACAACGGGTGGCAGCTGGCGGCGGCCACGCTCGTCGGGATGCAGAGCATGCCCGGGCTGGTGGTGCTCTACGGGAGCATCGTCAAGAAGAAGTGGGCCGTCAACTCGGCCTTCATGGCTCTCTACGCGTTCGCCGCCGCCCTCATCGTGTGGGTCCTCGTCGGCTTCCGCATGGCCTTCGGCGAGCGCCTCCTTCCCTTCTGGGGCAAGGCCGGCCCGGCCCTCAGCCAGGGCTACCTCGTCGGCCGCGCCCGGATGCTGGCCACCCCCCACCACTTCCGCAACGGTACGCTGGAGAAAGGGATGGAAGAGCCCTTCTATCCCCAGGCCTCCCTCGTCTACTTCGAGTTCACGTTCGCGGCCATCACGCTCATCCTGCTCGCCGGCTCGGTGCTGGGTCGCATGAACATCAAGGCCTGGATGGCCTTCGTGCCCCTGTGGCTCATCTTCTCCTACACCGTCGGCGCCTTCAGCCTCTGGGGCGGCGGCTTCCTCTTCCACTGGGGCGTCATCGATTACTCCGGCGGCTACGTCATCCATCTCGCCTCCGGAATCTCCGGCTTCACCGCCGCCTACTGGGTAAACTCAGTTCCGAAACTCGTAGGGAAAACATCTGTGACTCGCTGAGTCGACTCACTAGTCCTCCGAGATCCTAAAATCACCTACCTGTACACGTACATAGGTCGGACCGAGGTTGAAGAGTGACAGGGAGAGGTTTTCCCCGAACAACATACTGCTGATGCTGACCGGAGCCGGGCTACTGTGGCTGGGCTGGTCCGGATTCAACGGCGGGGCGCCATATGCCGCAAACATCACCTCGTCGGTGGCCGTCCTCAACACCCACGTCTGCGCCGCCACCAGCTTGTTGACGTGGACTTGCCTGGACGTGGCCTTCTTCGGGAAGCCGTCGGTCATCGGAGCTGTTCAGGGCATGATGACCGGCCTCGTCTGCATTACTCCCGGGGCAGGTACGTCTCACCGTTAATCTACCCTCCTCGTACATACGACATATAAGTATTTCCAGGATTATAACCATCGGTAAGCTTAACAGCCTTCTCATCGATCAACACATGAGTTTGGCGATTCAAAAGTCAAAGAGTTGTACAACCCATTATCAACCCACGCTAGGAGCTTTTCATACTTCTCTCCAACATAATAATAATGGTAATGCCGACTCAAAAATCGGTCAAAATGTCCTTTTTTTCGTACCTTTAGTCCATAAACAAAAAGTTCAACAACGAGATCGCATGACCCTTCAAATTGGTGTCTACTTTTATGACGATTTCATgttttttttccccttctttttTATGACGATTTCATGTCGCTTGATAGAGGAACCAAATTTCCATGACAGCTAATTACCGGGCCGTACGTGTTAGTGCAACATCAAGTATTCCATGTAACATGTTAATGGGTAGACGGGCGGGGGAAGCCCATTAGGTGTACGACTTTCTCCGACCTCACATTGGATCTCATACGGGGCCCGCTGAGATCCACCCGAGTAATGAAGAGACATAACTTGTCAATCTCTCAGGATACTCTGATATGTCGAATCTGTCGTCATTGACCGCGATAAAAGTTTTGGCTGGCCTCTATCAACTTTAGATATCCAAACATCCGTTACATTCAAACTGTAGACATTGTCTGTACGTAATAATGATTTGGACCTAAATGGTCCTTTTTTCACATCAATTCTTTCATAGTTGGAAATACATAATTTGTCCCTCCAAATTTGTATGTAATTGTTTAGCACTTGTATGATATTAGAGTGCGGCAAATGGCAGGTCTAGTGCAGACATGGGCAGCCATAGTCATGGGAATACTAGCGGGCATCATCCCGTGGATCTCCATGATGATCCTCCACAAGAAATCCGCACTGCTCCAGAAGGTGGACGACACCCTCGCAGTCTTCCACACCCACGCCGTCGCCGGAATCCTTGGCGGCCTCCTCACCGGCCTCCTCGCCGAGCCCGCACTGTGCCGCCTCATCCTCCCGGTGCCGGGCTCCAAGGGCACCGCTTACGGCGGCGGCTTCCTCCAGCTCGTCAAACAggtggtgggcgccctcttcatcATCGGGTGGAACCTCATCTCCACCACGGCCATTCTGCTGGCCATCTCCCGGTTCACGCCGCTCCGGATGCCCGACGACCAGCTCATGATAGGGGACGACGCGGCCCACGGGGAGGAGGCCTACGCGCTGTGGGGCGACGGCGAGAGGTACGACGCGACGCGGCAAGTCACCATGATGCTGGCGGACGACACCAGGCACCCAATGAGAGACACCAACACGGCAAGAGGATTAACCATCCAGCTATAGATAGATAACAGTAGCTTGTGGTCAaacgtgcttcttcttcttcttttttacatcGGTTTTCTGTCACGGTTCTCAATGGGATTCACAGTACGGTAAGGCCCGGTCGATGTGGGAATGAGACTTTGGGTCTCAGTCCGCTTCGTCTCCGTCGTCGAGCGTCGGCGTTTTACGCCACCTGCCAACTACATGTGCTGACCGACCTTTAGAAAATGAGCAAGTTGGAAGATGCAAGACGGAGACTCGTCATCAGTCTCAACTTTGTTTGCTGGTCAACGGTGGCGTGTGGTCCAACTGCAGAAAAGGATCAAAGAGAAACGCCGCCCGCCGCCCAACACGCAACACCCACACCAAccatatatatattgtaaataAAGGACGTTTTTCTTATAAATTCtccatattttagatattttcccatcagtatctttattttttttaaaatagaatttttaattttaaaaaatatttaaattatcccTCAAAAATATTTTCATCTGTTACAGTATTTTGACCTGTCACTTTTGTCACaacaataaaaatactataagatctacttgaaaatattataaataatctaaataaaATCTTAATCTGGACTAAGCTAGAgtatttttcaataaaatattataaatattatcttagtaaaatattataaatattatttaaaaaaatacctTAAACAAgccaaataaaaaaatagttaaaaataagtatttttaaaatttttgaaggatatcttaagaaagaaaaaagagaatacCTTTTGTTGTTAACacactcaaaatataaatattttctaaaaaaattcgCCCTATAAATAAAAACCTTTTTCCATGTTGCTAGCGTTAATAAATTATGGGCTGGGATGCCAAGCTCAATTGGTGGCCCACAGAGACCCCACCATCCATCTCATCAAGAGGAGGAACCACAACCAATAGGGTTTCTATAAACTTAATTCCATGAGCATCCAAAACCTAAGTAACTATAAAAAAAGTAAGAGTTTATCTCAACGTAATCCAACCTAAATGGGTTTGATGTTTCCTCtgtcaacaaaaaggaaacaaacaaaaaacaaaaaaaccagTTTGCTATCATCTAGAAATGACCTTTCGATTTTTTTTCTTACATTATTTAGGTCCCAAGCTTGACTAACTTTGTGAGTACCTTTCTCACCATGTCCTTTCTTCAAGGCGAAGTCTTCGTTATGACATTTCTCTTATCAATTCCGTTTTTATTTTTAAGGATAAAACTATATTAAGATCCCAAACGAATACATTCATCTTCTTATTAGAGAAGTTCAAAACCTCCATAGGAGATTTGATGGTATCAGCACATTAAGCTAGctaattattaaattaagaaatagGTTGTAAAAGAATTGATTTTATTCATGGAGGAGATAAGTATTTATAGAAAAGAGATTTTTCTCAATCATGTACTAACCACATCAgttctttaaatttgaaattgATTCTCAAATCTGATTAAGGATATAAGGATGATGTTTCATATATACCACTATTGTGATAttctatcatgatcttctatcacTAATGCGTTTCAATATAAGAAATAATGTTATGTTCCAAAATCTTCACCAAAGCGTTATTATGAGTCCTCTACCTGCAACAATTTCATGGTAAAAAGGAATAATTATCTATAATTAATATTCCAatccttatactttaaaaagtataattaatattcttatacttacgaaaataaaatatttaactctaATACTTCTTGCGTCATTAAtctcatcaaaaaaaaaatcGTACATATTGTCATATACAAAAAGAACACGaatagaaagaataaaaatataattttattattttttaaattattaatttaatataaacttttgattaatttttttctcTCATCTGTTTCCAACCTGCTCACACGCACACCTATTCGCTCGTCGCATCCACTCACCCGCTACTTACTCGCCTGCCACACTTGCTAGCCCACCGTTTACCTATTGCACCTGCTCGCCAGTCGCACCTGCTTACTTGTCACTCTATCATCTTAGCCCTAGTTGACTACAGTCTCGTCATTGTCAATGAAGCTTACTGTTTGTATATGACATCTGCGTCTCTACTTCTGCAACAGTGGTGAAGAAGATGAACCCATTTGTATGTCGAACTATCCTCTGTAATTTAATCTAGAGAAGAAGGCAATGGCCAGGGCGTTGCGGTGCGGTGCTCCCACTGTTCACCAAGGTCCACGAGTTCTTAGACCTCGTGTAGATTCCTTACATTTTGATTCTTGCAAAGAAGAATTTAGCTTTCCAAGTTTATGAGTTTGGAGGAATAAAAGGAGGAGCATATATATTTCTTGTAAAGGTTTTACAATGGAATTtataacatacatacatacatatggttGTGAGAATGCCAGCTTGTTTCTTGTTAACATAGTGTCTTCTTGTGCTCTATTTCCAAGTAGCTAAAGATAgagaaagctttttctcaatttcttttTGGGTTTGGAATTAGTTCAACCACTTGCATCTCATAGCTCTTAAAAACTGATTCAACTTGCATCCAATTATCAAACTAATAATGAATTATGAGTTCTTCTCTTACAACCTAGTTTATATGCAAAAAATCAAAGCATGCAAACTGATGTCAAGAGTTTGCTTCAAGAACAGCCATTGAGGGTCTTGCACTTAAGTACTTATTTTCTTTAATAACATAAGATGCAATTATTTTACCCTTGGAGATAGTATACAAGTTTTTTCAGTATTATTGTGTAAATCACTTAAATATATTGGCATGAGATTTGAAGGGAAAGTGGAACTGTCATGTCTTATATGCCATCATAAAAAATAACTTTTTATTGATGGCAAAAATTTCTATTCTTATTGGTTCATGAACTTTGCCATACATCATTAGAGAGAGTTTGACTCATAATGGTAATTTTCTATCAATCTCCTATTTCTACTACAAGTTATCTACCTTTAGAGATGACAGACACCTTCTACTACTACATCTGCAGTAAAAATTATAACTAAATACACATATAAAACATAATAATTTGTGCAAAAAAACTCTATTTGTTATTCCTAATCGCAtaccagaatttgataattttagaGCTTTCACCTCATGAAAGAGATTAGTGAATTTGTCTATGTATCAGGAAAGAAAGCTTCACAATAGTGTAGCATGCAAGTACAGATCATGAAAACAACATCATAAGCATCCATTACTCAGCCGACAAGAAACTATTAATTTCTGATCATTACATGTAGTTCAATGCATGGTTAAGAAAACATCGAATTGGTCATCATGCAGCCATTGTTACATTCACCAAAATCTAAAAGCTACAACTTGGCAGAAGTTTTGCTCAATCACATCTTCCTTCCAACACAATCCATCTTTGTCTTTTTTGTAAGCTTctcaaattcttttttatttctctcATAAGATCATTCACCATAAACATAGAGTTAAGCATATCAATAAAATATAAAGTAGGTTTActattaatataaatattaaataattaattatcatggaAGAAAAGCTTAGTAGTTTTTCCATCCCAAAAACCTCTTTTTAAGTCTTTTCATACTTCGCAAAATCAAACGTCAACTCCAACTGACTTTTTTTAGGatattaaatatttcaaatagaatcaaattgataataataacaacaataataaaattgTAAAGTTTCAACTATTCACGATGaactatatgaatttttttacaaTGAGAtttgcaaaaaaaattataagttaagct
Above is a genomic segment from Musa acuminata AAA Group cultivar baxijiao chromosome BXJ3-4, Cavendish_Baxijiao_AAA, whole genome shotgun sequence containing:
- the LOC135635081 gene encoding ammonium transporter 2 member 1-like gives rise to the protein MATPIAYQANLPAVPDWLNKGDNGWQLAAATLVGMQSMPGLVVLYGSIVKKKWAVNSAFMALYAFAAALIVWVLVGFRMAFGERLLPFWGKAGPALSQGYLVGRARMLATPHHFRNGTLEKGMEEPFYPQASLVYFEFTFAAITLILLAGSVLGRMNIKAWMAFVPLWLIFSYTVGAFSLWGGGFLFHWGVIDYSGGYVIHLASGISGFTAAYWVGPRLKSDRERFSPNNILLMLTGAGLLWLGWSGFNGGAPYAANITSSVAVLNTHVCAATSLLTWTCLDVAFFGKPSVIGAVQGMMTGLVCITPGAGLVQTWAAIVMGILAGIIPWISMMILHKKSALLQKVDDTLAVFHTHAVAGILGGLLTGLLAEPALCRLILPVPGSKGTAYGGGFLQLVKQVVGALFIIGWNLISTTAILLAISRFTPLRMPDDQLMIGDDAAHGEEAYALWGDGERYDATRQVTMMLADDTRHPMRDTNTARGLTIQL